Proteins from one Pelosinus sp. IPA-1 genomic window:
- a CDS encoding LysR family transcriptional regulator produces the protein MDIRELEYFVTVSELQNFTIAANRLHVSQPAISKSIHRLEEELGFQLLNRTQKKVLLTEEGAVFLDLAKDILARIIAAQNTMTEYKNLTRGTFRIAVPPLLGAYVFPELFAAFKKNYPSLDMAVIEDGSSTAVDLVKREEVHVGLVILPPTLTDLDSHLITSQEIVVCLPTDHPLSQEPFLTFEQLKNEPIILYNEGFVLRSIILKEYAKHNITPQVALSTNQFQTIKALVAKGVGISFLPKNSIKVVNHVTKIPLHPHLFLDMGLIWKPDKILPLACKAFIDFVNQFDPNENAK, from the coding sequence ATGGATATAAGAGAATTAGAATATTTCGTTACTGTATCTGAATTACAAAATTTCACAATTGCTGCCAATAGACTACACGTATCCCAACCCGCCATTTCCAAATCTATCCATAGATTAGAGGAAGAGTTAGGTTTTCAACTACTCAATCGAACCCAAAAAAAAGTTCTTCTTACAGAAGAAGGTGCCGTGTTTCTTGACTTAGCGAAAGACATTCTTGCCAGAATAATTGCTGCGCAAAACACGATGACAGAATATAAAAACTTAACTAGAGGGACCTTCCGAATTGCTGTCCCGCCTTTGTTAGGGGCTTATGTTTTCCCTGAGTTATTTGCGGCTTTCAAAAAGAATTATCCTTCCCTTGACATGGCTGTTATTGAGGATGGTTCCTCCACAGCTGTTGATCTAGTTAAGCGTGAAGAAGTGCATGTTGGCCTAGTCATTTTACCACCAACTTTAACAGACCTGGATTCACACCTAATTACCTCCCAGGAAATTGTAGTTTGCCTCCCCACAGACCACCCTCTTAGCCAGGAGCCCTTTTTAACCTTTGAACAATTAAAAAATGAACCTATCATCCTTTATAATGAGGGGTTTGTACTACGGAGCATCATTTTGAAGGAATATGCTAAACACAATATAACACCTCAAGTAGCCTTATCCACCAACCAGTTCCAAACTATAAAAGCCCTAGTTGCCAAAGGAGTAGGGATTTCCTTTTTACCGAAAAATTCAATTAAGGTAGTAAATCATGTAACCAAAATCCCCCTTCACCCTCACCTCTTTTTAGATATGGGGCTCATTTGGAAACCTGATAAAATCCTGCCACTAGCCTGTAAGGCCTTTATTGATTTTGTTAATCAATTTGATCCAAATGAAAACGCTAAATAA
- a CDS encoding fumarylacetoacetate hydrolase family protein translates to MGKEVAYNEIESTLEGRYALNTTSENVGVLLSGSQKIVRYQDKEKNIFYGVVEGDTIFQLVSNFAEIASGIVTYDGTEVLLSDVTILIPVEPSKVVNFGWTYAGHAKETGGTANLKEPFLFLKPQSALIADQETICLPPLDMTNRVELEGELAVVIGKSGKNIKEEDALSYVFGYTVFNDVTARDLTKTDPQFTRGKGFDTFGPIGPCVVTAIDPTNLRIVTTLNGKVVQDGNTNQMSLSIPFLISWISKVMTLEPGDVLALGSPSGSCPMKSGDVVTVEVEKIGKLTNYVK, encoded by the coding sequence ATGGGAAAAGAAGTAGCATATAATGAAATTGAGTCAACATTAGAAGGGCGTTATGCCTTAAATACCACTTCCGAAAATGTAGGTGTTTTATTGAGTGGTTCCCAGAAGATAGTACGTTATCAGGACAAAGAAAAAAATATATTTTATGGTGTGGTCGAGGGAGATACAATCTTTCAGCTTGTCAGTAATTTTGCCGAAATTGCGTCTGGTATAGTTACCTATGATGGTACAGAGGTTTTACTTTCTGATGTGACTATTTTAATTCCGGTAGAACCATCAAAGGTTGTAAATTTTGGTTGGACCTATGCTGGACATGCAAAAGAAACTGGTGGTACAGCCAATTTAAAAGAGCCTTTCCTGTTCTTGAAACCCCAATCAGCACTCATTGCTGATCAAGAAACTATCTGTTTGCCACCACTTGATATGACGAATAGAGTAGAACTTGAAGGTGAATTGGCAGTAGTCATCGGTAAAAGTGGTAAAAATATTAAAGAAGAAGATGCACTAAGCTATGTTTTTGGTTATACCGTATTTAATGATGTTACTGCTCGAGATCTTACAAAGACAGATCCACAGTTTACAAGAGGCAAAGGTTTTGATACCTTTGGTCCGATCGGACCATGCGTGGTAACAGCTATCGACCCTACCAATTTGCGGATTGTTACAACCTTAAATGGAAAAGTCGTGCAGGATGGAAATACAAATCAAATGTCCTTAAGTATACCCTTTTTAATTAGCTGGATTTCAAAGGTTATGACCCTGGAACCAGGTGATGTGTTAGCTCTCGGTTCACCTTCTGGAAGTTGCCCAATGAAGTCAGGGGATGTGGTAACAGTAGAGGTTGAGAAGATTGGCAAACTAACTAATTATGTAAAATAA
- a CDS encoding CBO0543 family protein: MWYILFFRIFLVFGFLLAVWKWGDWKNRENYYSTVLFIMVINLGASFLTYHHILWNYQPDALVKTQTTVELINSYVILPSATFIYLSNFPFNRKGRSNGYIALWILLFSSLELIDNVIGGMSYKNNWSWFCSSILDFAMFPIIRLHYESPLRAWIICLLITIIVLIVFDFSSAEMK, encoded by the coding sequence ATGTGGTATATTTTATTTTTTAGGATTTTTCTTGTTTTTGGGTTTCTCTTAGCCGTATGGAAGTGGGGTGATTGGAAAAACCGAGAAAATTATTATTCAACAGTCTTATTTATTATGGTTATCAACCTAGGTGCTAGCTTTTTAACATACCATCATATACTTTGGAATTATCAGCCAGATGCTCTTGTAAAAACACAAACAACAGTCGAATTGATCAATAGTTATGTTATATTACCATCGGCAACATTTATCTATCTATCAAATTTTCCTTTTAATCGTAAAGGTAGATCCAATGGTTATATCGCCTTATGGATTTTACTCTTTAGCAGCCTAGAATTGATCGACAATGTAATAGGTGGTATGTCTTATAAAAATAACTGGTCATGGTTCTGTTCCTCTATTCTGGATTTTGCCATGTTTCCAATTATCAGGCTGCATTATGAAAGTCCATTGCGAGCATGGATAATTTGCTTATTAATTACAATTATTGTTTTAATAGTATTTGACTTTTCCTCGGCAGAAATGAAATAG
- a CDS encoding NADH peroxidase produces the protein MKKYVCIICGYVHEGEEPPDKCPVCKANKDQFKEMTGDLAWADEHRIGIARNIPPELMDGLRANFLGECTEVGMYLAMSRQADRQGYPEVAEAYKRIAYEEAEHAAKFAELLGEVVVADTKANLSARVEAEYGACEGKKKLAVLAKEKNLDAIHDTVHEMCKDEARHGCAFKGLLDRYFK, from the coding sequence ATGAAAAAATATGTTTGTATCATTTGTGGGTATGTTCATGAAGGGGAAGAACCACCTGACAAATGTCCAGTTTGTAAAGCAAATAAAGATCAATTCAAGGAAATGACCGGAGATTTAGCTTGGGCAGATGAACACAGAATCGGGATTGCACGAAATATCCCTCCTGAACTGATGGATGGCCTGCGGGCTAACTTTCTTGGAGAATGCACGGAAGTTGGCATGTATTTGGCTATGTCCCGTCAAGCAGACCGCCAAGGATATCCTGAAGTAGCAGAAGCATATAAAAGAATTGCTTATGAGGAAGCTGAGCATGCTGCTAAGTTTGCTGAACTTTTAGGTGAGGTAGTCGTAGCGGATACAAAAGCGAATTTAAGTGCAAGAGTGGAAGCTGAATATGGAGCTTGTGAAGGCAAAAAGAAGCTAGCCGTATTGGCCAAAGAAAAGAATCTTGATGCGATCCATGATACAGTACATGAGATGTGTAAAGATGAAGCTAGACATGGGTGTGCTTTTAAGGGCTTACTCGATAGATACTTTAAATAA
- a CDS encoding DUF1540 domain-containing protein, whose translation MVKISCEVTNCSHNKTGVCYANCVDIVGSSALKDYDTCCGSFLNKLHYAELTNNTLSSGSCDCLKCTVENCSFNSNHLCTLGNIKVSGDHAEYHTQTECDSFKLTK comes from the coding sequence ATGGTAAAAATTAGCTGTGAAGTAACAAATTGTTCTCATAATAAAACAGGCGTCTGTTACGCCAACTGTGTTGATATCGTTGGTAGTTCTGCGTTGAAAGACTACGACACCTGTTGTGGTTCCTTTTTAAATAAACTTCATTATGCAGAATTAACAAATAATACATTGAGTTCAGGCTCTTGTGATTGCTTGAAATGTACTGTTGAGAATTGTAGTTTTAATAGTAATCATTTATGTACTTTAGGTAACATAAAGGTTAGTGGCGATCATGCTGAATATCACACCCAAACAGAGTGTGATAGCTTTAAACTGACAAAATAG
- a CDS encoding HAMP domain-containing sensor histidine kinase yields the protein MTLSIRKKLFIILSGLILFFVLMSLGLTRIGLEKFYLWQKKDVLITNSTDLDNLYQGNPQEISFELERVSNTLGAGILIFTKEGYIKYSSFGPIINQELHKHFSDPPNPDKAPPRFPHQPPPLIKDREVIDNRTILEIEQDPDLKIDFLVIRRQMLKEDLLLIKQPLSLVSESVAVAAQFIIFTGILSILAGCIWAFFFAKRFTHPILELNRIAQSMSQLDFSQKCTINRTDEIGELGKNINHLSNQLDTAISELSKKNQQLLADVEKERKLDTMRKNFVSNVSHELKTPLSLILGYAEGLKENIAQDEASKNYYCSVIMDEAERMDALVKDLLNLSQIESGFFKLTKTDFNLSLLLQDMVQKYLTILTEKEITLEINLENNYLVNGDELRIEQVFLNLFTNAIDHTTNQKVIKIVVKGTENGYRIFVYNSGQPIPEESLEKIWTSFYKVDKARTREHGRYGLGLSIVRAIQEQHGNDYGVENRPDGVEFWFDLTKAKNI from the coding sequence ATGACTTTATCCATTCGTAAAAAACTCTTTATCATCTTAAGTGGTCTTATATTGTTTTTCGTACTCATGTCGTTAGGCTTAACCCGTATAGGTTTAGAAAAATTTTATCTTTGGCAAAAGAAAGATGTTCTGATAACAAATAGTACGGACTTAGATAATCTATACCAAGGCAATCCCCAAGAAATATCCTTTGAACTCGAAAGGGTCAGCAATACACTTGGTGCAGGAATTCTTATCTTTACAAAGGAAGGCTATATCAAATATAGCTCCTTTGGTCCTATCATAAATCAAGAGCTTCATAAGCACTTTTCCGATCCCCCTAACCCAGATAAAGCCCCCCCTCGTTTTCCTCACCAGCCACCCCCTCTCATTAAAGATCGAGAAGTTATCGACAACCGAACGATACTGGAAATTGAACAAGATCCAGACTTAAAAATCGATTTTCTGGTGATCAGACGCCAAATGCTCAAAGAAGATTTATTACTCATAAAGCAGCCCCTTTCCTTGGTATCAGAAAGCGTTGCTGTAGCTGCCCAGTTTATTATATTTACAGGCATATTATCCATACTAGCAGGCTGTATATGGGCTTTTTTCTTTGCCAAGCGTTTTACCCACCCTATACTAGAACTTAATCGCATCGCACAAAGCATGTCCCAGCTTGACTTCTCACAGAAATGCACCATCAATCGTACTGACGAAATTGGTGAACTTGGTAAAAATATTAATCACTTATCTAACCAACTGGATACCGCTATATCAGAACTCAGTAAAAAAAATCAACAACTGCTAGCAGATGTTGAAAAAGAAAGAAAGCTGGATACGATGCGTAAAAATTTTGTTTCCAATGTATCTCATGAACTAAAAACCCCCCTCTCCCTCATTCTCGGATATGCCGAAGGATTGAAGGAAAATATCGCACAAGATGAAGCTAGTAAAAACTATTATTGTTCTGTTATTATGGATGAGGCCGAAAGAATGGATGCCTTAGTAAAAGATTTGCTGAATCTATCACAAATTGAATCTGGTTTTTTTAAGCTTACTAAAACTGATTTCAACCTTTCTCTATTATTACAAGACATGGTCCAAAAATACCTTACTATTTTAACAGAAAAAGAAATTACACTGGAGATCAATCTAGAGAATAACTACTTGGTAAACGGTGATGAATTACGTATTGAACAAGTTTTCTTAAACCTGTTTACTAATGCCATTGACCACACAACAAACCAGAAAGTTATCAAAATAGTTGTAAAAGGCACTGAAAACGGTTATAGGATCTTTGTTTATAATTCGGGGCAACCAATACCAGAGGAAAGCTTAGAAAAAATCTGGACAAGCTTCTATAAAGTAGACAAAGCCCGGACTAGAGAACACGGCAGATATGGCTTAGGTCTATCTATCGTGCGGGCCATTCAAGAACAACATGGCAATGACTATGGTGTGGAAAATCGCCCAGATGGAGTCGAGTTTTGGTTCGATCTTACTAAAGCGAAAAATATATAG
- a CDS encoding response regulator transcription factor produces the protein MQKTILIVDDEVRIRKLIADFLVREGYSTLEADNGRVALEFLAQEHIDLVILDVMMPEHDGWTVCREVRKKSNIPIIMLTAKGEEVDQLFAFEIGADEYVTKPFSPKVLTARVNALFRRIEGEKATEYNGLQINTTARQVSIDDQSLDLSPKEYDLIAYLTENSGKALSRQQILNQVWSYDYFGDLRTVDTHINRLRTKLGEKSTLVQTIRGYGYRFEVEK, from the coding sequence TTGCAAAAAACAATTTTAATTGTTGATGATGAAGTACGTATTAGAAAATTGATAGCTGATTTTTTAGTGCGCGAAGGATACAGCACATTGGAAGCTGATAATGGACGTGTCGCACTAGAATTTTTGGCACAGGAACATATCGATTTAGTTATTTTAGATGTTATGATGCCAGAACATGATGGCTGGACGGTGTGTAGAGAAGTTAGGAAAAAAAGTAATATTCCTATCATCATGCTTACAGCGAAAGGGGAAGAAGTGGATCAGCTGTTTGCCTTTGAAATTGGCGCCGACGAATATGTCACAAAGCCTTTTAGCCCTAAGGTTCTAACAGCGCGAGTCAACGCTTTGTTTCGACGTATAGAAGGAGAAAAAGCCACTGAGTATAACGGATTGCAAATCAATACAACGGCTCGCCAAGTATCCATTGATGATCAATCTTTAGATCTAAGTCCAAAAGAATATGACCTGATAGCCTATTTAACAGAAAACAGCGGCAAGGCCTTAAGTCGCCAGCAAATTTTAAATCAGGTATGGAGCTATGATTATTTTGGTGACCTACGCACTGTAGATACTCACATTAACAGACTTAGAACAAAATTAGGAGAGAAAAGCACTCTTGTGCAGACCATAAGAGGTTACGGATACCGATTTGAGGTTGAAAAATGA
- a CDS encoding efflux RND transporter periplasmic adaptor subunit, which translates to MIWQKIKQYKKSIIFVVLLACLGGGGALYYKKSSTPVVTGTRVTIGRGNVIEAISATGTISAVNSVDISSRVTGLISEVRVKENDMVKKGQVLVVLDDTTIKAQIAQYQAQMENYAATYERSKKLAAIGAEALQQLDTDRTNYLVAQSTYNSNASQLGYYVITAPIDGMVIGTPTPAGQTVAQGISTPQVIMTIADMSKMQIKVLVDESDIGRVKMGQEVSFTVDSYTTQTFTGKVTRISRSATTSSNVVYYPVYVDVDSAENLLYPTMTARVTIKAGESKNVLVAPLAAVKEEKGQKYVQLVVNGAQQNTPVSIGLSDDEKVEIRSGLNEGDVIVLPVAKARTTTTTQQNQGPPPPI; encoded by the coding sequence ATGATTTGGCAGAAAATAAAGCAATATAAAAAATCAATTATATTTGTTGTCCTTTTAGCATGTCTAGGGGGTGGTGGTGCATTATACTACAAAAAAAGCAGCACTCCTGTCGTTACAGGAACTAGGGTGACCATCGGGCGGGGGAATGTAATAGAAGCTATTTCTGCAACGGGAACTATTTCCGCAGTGAATTCAGTCGATATTAGCTCTCGGGTAACAGGACTGATTAGTGAAGTAAGAGTAAAAGAAAATGATATGGTCAAAAAGGGGCAGGTATTGGTTGTGCTGGATGACACTACGATCAAAGCACAAATTGCTCAATATCAAGCCCAAATGGAAAATTATGCAGCTACTTATGAGCGTAGTAAAAAATTAGCAGCTATTGGTGCGGAGGCATTGCAGCAACTAGACACGGATCGTACCAATTACCTAGTAGCCCAATCTACATATAATAGCAATGCATCCCAGTTAGGATATTATGTGATTACAGCACCAATTGACGGCATGGTAATTGGGACACCTACACCTGCGGGGCAGACCGTAGCTCAAGGGATTTCTACTCCCCAGGTCATCATGACTATCGCGGATATGTCAAAAATGCAAATTAAGGTTTTAGTGGATGAATCGGATATTGGTCGCGTGAAGATGGGGCAAGAGGTTTCTTTCACTGTGGATTCTTATACTACGCAAACCTTTACGGGAAAAGTAACACGTATTTCGCGGAGCGCAACTACCTCGTCTAACGTTGTATATTACCCAGTCTATGTCGACGTGGACTCTGCAGAAAATCTGTTATACCCAACGATGACTGCGAGAGTAACAATAAAAGCTGGAGAGAGCAAGAATGTATTGGTTGCCCCCTTAGCCGCTGTTAAGGAAGAAAAGGGACAAAAATACGTACAATTAGTAGTAAATGGTGCACAACAGAACACGCCAGTCAGTATTGGCTTGAGTGATGATGAAAAGGTAGAAATACGCAGTGGATTAAATGAAGGTGATGTCATTGTATTACCAGTAGCTAAAGCACGTACAACGACCACTACTCAACAAAATCAAGGGCCACCACCTCCAATATAA
- a CDS encoding ABC transporter ATP-binding protein, whose translation MTIHLENVTKVYSMGDTIVHALAGVNLKIAHGELTAIMGPSGSGKSTLMNILGCLDIPSSGSYRIDGQEVAKLNGDELAATRNKKIGFVFQNFNLLPRMSALQNVELPMVYAGVDKKVRMETATQALAMVGLEERKDHRPNELSGGQRQRVAIARSLVNNPAIIMADEPTGNLDTKSGNEIMEIFCNLNSQGRTIILVTHEPEIAAFTRRILHVRDGKIVRDEKGEEARVCSGKAF comes from the coding sequence ATGACAATTCATTTAGAAAATGTCACAAAAGTCTATTCTATGGGAGATACGATAGTACATGCATTGGCGGGGGTTAATTTAAAAATTGCTCATGGAGAATTGACGGCTATTATGGGCCCGTCAGGATCAGGAAAATCAACATTAATGAACATCTTAGGATGTCTTGATATTCCTAGTAGTGGGTCTTATCGAATCGACGGGCAAGAAGTTGCAAAACTTAACGGTGACGAACTGGCAGCCACCCGCAACAAGAAGATTGGTTTTGTATTTCAAAACTTCAATCTTTTGCCTCGAATGTCGGCTTTGCAAAATGTTGAGCTACCTATGGTTTATGCTGGTGTGGATAAAAAGGTACGAATGGAAACGGCGACTCAAGCACTTGCTATGGTTGGTCTAGAAGAACGTAAAGATCACCGACCGAATGAATTGTCGGGCGGTCAAAGACAACGGGTGGCAATTGCCAGGTCTCTAGTTAATAATCCAGCAATTATTATGGCTGATGAACCTACGGGTAATTTAGACACAAAATCGGGTAATGAAATTATGGAGATTTTTTGTAATCTTAACAGCCAAGGGCGAACGATTATCTTAGTTACCCATGAACCTGAAATTGCTGCATTCACACGCCGGATCCTTCATGTCCGGGATGGCAAAATTGTTCGTGATGAAAAGGGGGAGGAGGCGAGAGTATGTTCTGGGAAAGCGTTTTAA
- a CDS encoding ABC transporter permease, protein MFWESVLIAFEGLKANKLRAILTMLGIIIGVGAVVAMVSLGLGVQQKVQNSIAGLGSNLLIVTPGSNSPSGGVRLAAGSNITLTKQDGKAISQQVSGVNAVAPAVSQQFQIIYGNQNWKTSVQGTTPEFLAIRNFEVASGTFFSTSDEDTRARVAVIGETVATNLFGGVSPVGQTIRIGQAPFRVIGVLGSKGQSSMGSDQDDVIIVPLTTAQERLMGISYVHNINIQVENDEIMDKVQEDVATLLRSRHHLAQNTTDDFTVRNLTSLMTTMKETTGTLTLFLGSVAAISLLVGGIGIMNIMLVSVTERTREIGIRKALGATYKNILLQFIIEAVVIGVTGGLLGIFLGVVGARIVSLVAGWNTVISYIAIFGAFTISVMIGLFFGIYPARKAALLDPIDALRYE, encoded by the coding sequence ATGTTCTGGGAAAGCGTTTTAATTGCTTTTGAAGGGCTGAAAGCCAATAAGCTTCGCGCCATCCTTACTATGCTCGGAATTATCATTGGTGTAGGTGCTGTTGTTGCCATGGTATCCCTTGGGCTCGGAGTGCAGCAAAAGGTGCAAAATTCCATTGCAGGCTTAGGGAGCAATCTTCTTATCGTTACGCCAGGATCGAATTCACCTTCAGGGGGAGTGCGTTTGGCGGCTGGATCGAATATCACGTTAACAAAGCAAGATGGGAAAGCCATTAGTCAACAAGTAAGTGGAGTAAATGCTGTAGCACCTGCTGTTAGTCAACAATTCCAAATTATTTATGGAAATCAAAACTGGAAAACCAGTGTCCAGGGTACTACTCCCGAATTTTTAGCGATACGCAATTTTGAGGTTGCATCCGGGACGTTTTTTAGTACAAGTGACGAAGATACACGGGCACGAGTTGCTGTAATTGGTGAGACAGTAGCCACCAATTTATTTGGAGGGGTTAGTCCTGTAGGGCAGACGATACGCATCGGTCAGGCCCCTTTTCGCGTAATCGGTGTACTAGGCAGTAAGGGGCAGTCATCTATGGGCTCTGATCAGGATGATGTGATCATTGTACCTTTAACCACAGCGCAAGAGCGTCTTATGGGTATATCCTATGTACACAATATTAATATACAGGTTGAGAATGATGAAATTATGGATAAAGTGCAAGAAGACGTTGCTACATTACTCAGATCGCGTCATCACTTAGCTCAAAATACTACAGATGATTTTACAGTTCGTAATTTAACATCACTTATGACCACCATGAAAGAGACAACTGGGACCCTTACCTTATTTTTGGGAAGTGTTGCAGCAATTTCATTGCTAGTTGGTGGTATTGGTATTATGAATATCATGTTAGTTTCTGTAACAGAGCGGACTCGTGAAATAGGCATACGTAAAGCCCTGGGCGCAACTTATAAAAATATCTTGCTGCAATTTATCATAGAAGCCGTAGTGATTGGTGTCACCGGAGGATTATTAGGTATTTTTCTTGGCGTAGTAGGAGCTCGTATCGTTTCTCTGGTAGCAGGTTGGAATACAGTAATTTCTTACATTGCTATCTTTGGCGCATTTACTATTTCTGTTATGATTGGATTGTTTTTCGGAATTTATCCTGCTCGTAAGGCTGCATTACTAGATCCTATTGATGCATTACGATATGAATAA